The Kribbella shirazensis genomic interval CGGTGCCGAGCCCGCGTCCCTGGTAGCGCGGATCCAGATAGAAGTGCTCAAGCAACCACTGCCCACCCCCGACCACCGCACCCGCCACCACCGCACCCGCCGCCACCGCATCCGCCGCCACCGCATCCGCGGCCACCGCACCCACCACGGCACCCGGTGCCGCCTCGGCCGGTGCCGCCTCGGCCGGTGCCGCGTCAGCCGGTGCCGCGTCAGCCGGTGTCGCCTCGCCCAGCGCCACCGGAGCCGGTGCCGCGTCGGCCGGTGCTGCCTGGCCCGGTGCCGCGTCGGCTGGTGCTGCCGCACTCGGCGTCACCGCACCCGGTGTTGCCTTGCCCGGTGCTGCCGCACCCGGTGCTGCCGCACCCGGTGCTGCCGCACCCGGTGCTGCCGCACCCGGCGCCACCGCACCCGGTGTTGCCTCGCCCGGCGCCGCGTCGGCGGGTGGTGCGTCGCCCGGTGCCGCGTCGGCCGGTGCTGCCTCGTCCGGCGCAGCCTCGCCTGCCGTCTCCCCGCTGGGCTTCCCGTCCGTCGTCTCCCTGCCGGGCTCTCCGTCCGTCTGCCCGTTGGTGGGTGGTGTGTCGGACGGGCGTAGCGTGATGGAGCCTGCTGGGGCTCCGTCGACTTCGATGATCCGCGTGTGTTCCGCGGTGAACGAGTCGCGGAAGCGTTGGCGGACCCGGTGTTCGTCGTACCGGCCGAGGCGTTCCAGGTCAGGGCGCATGACGACCGCGCGGAGTTCGACGAGGTCTTCGAGGTCGCCGTGGGTCGCGGGCCGCAGTGTCCAGGTCATCGGAGGTCGCAGGGGCGACGTCACGGGAGATCCGGCTGCGGGACGGGCCGCAGCGCGCGCAGCCATAGCTCGGTCTGGGCGATGTGGGCAGAGGCCGCGGTGGCCGCGGCGGCCGGGTCACGGGCGGTGATCGCGGCGAGGATCGCGCGGTGGCCGCGGTCGCTGGTCTGCTTGATCGCGTCGAAGTCCGCGCCGGGCTCGAAGATCCGGTAGTGCCCGCCGCGGCCGCGGATCACGTCGGTCAGCGCGGTGACGGTCGAGTTGCCGCCGGCGGTGCAGATCAGGCCGTGGAACTCGGCGTCGAGCTGCTGGATCTCGGTCGCGTCGGTGGTCGACTCGAGCCGGTCGAGGACCGCGCCCAGGCGGGCCGCGAGCTCGGGGTCCTGGCGCGCGGCCGCGGCGGCGGTGGCATGGGACTCGAGCACCCGGCGTACCTCGAGCAACTCGAGGACGCCTTCGAGCGGGATCAGCTCGACCGACAGCGAGAACCGGCTGATGATCGCGGCCGGCTCGAGCGCCGAGACGTACGTGCCCGAGCCGTGCCGCGACTCGATCACGCCGAGCGCGCCGAGCGACCGGACCGCCTCCCGCAGCGAGCTCCGGGACACGCCCAGGTGGTCGCACAACTCGGGCTCCGGCGGGAACTTCGCCCCCGGCCCGAGCTCACCGGACGCGATCATCTGCCGCAACCCGGCCAGCGCCTTGTCCGTAGCTGCCATCTCCTCACCTCCTCCCGAAGCGTAAGTCCTCAGACCACTTTCGGTCACCTCCACCAACTCCCACCGGAGGAGCGGCGGAGATCAGGACGATTCATCAGACGTTTGTCAGCCTGCGTAAGAAGCCGGGCAGGTCCGCGGCGCGCCACCGGCGCTCCGCGAGCTGCTCGTACGGCGACCCCTCGGTGATCCACACCGTGGTCATGCCGCGCTCGTGCGGCAACGCGAGATTGACCTCGAGATCGTCGAACATCACCGCCCGCGCCGGCTCGATCCCGAACCGGGTCAGGAACGCGTCGAGGCTCTCGGCGTACGGTTTCGGGACCAGATCACCGGCGAGGATGTCGAAGACGCCGTCCACGCAGCCGGTCAGCCCGAGCCGGCCGAGTGCCTGTTCGGCGTGGTACGCCGACCCGTTCGTGTACACGTACTTCCGCCCCGGCAGCGTGGTGAGAGCGGCCGCCAGCGCCGGATCCGGGCCGATCACCGAGTAGTCGATCCGGCGTTCGAAGTCGAGGAAGTCGTGCGGGTCGATGGTCCCGGTCACCATCGCGCCGCGCAGCGACGTACCGTACTCGGCGACCAGCTCGGCCTGAATGCGCCGGGCGCCGGCGACGTCGGTCCCGTAGTACTGCGCGATCGTCGACAGGATGCCGTGGGTGAGCTGCTCGGCGAGGGCGGAACCGGCCGGGTAGAGCGTGTTGTCCAGGTCCAGAACCCAGGTCTCCATGTCCGCCAGCACCCGACCAGCGTAGGTGACACACTGGGGGCGTCACCGACGGGAGGACTGCACCATGTCCACTGGGCCCATCAGGCCGACTGCGCTTGTTACCGGGCCGGCGACCGGGATCGGCCGGGCGTTCGCCGACAAGCTGGCGCTCGAGGGCTACGACCTGGTGCTGGTGTCGCGGGACGAGGCGAGGCTCAAGGAGATCGCCACCGAGATCACGCGGCTGCACGGCGTCGAGTGCGAGGTGCTGGCCGCGGACCTGACCGACAAGGACGATCTGGCCCGCGTGGAAGAACGGTTCCGTACCGGGCCGATCGAAGTACTGGTGAACAACGCCGGCTTCGGCCAGAAGAAGCCGTTCTGGGCGAATCCGGTCGAGGTCGAGGAGAAGCAGTTCGACCTGCTGGTTCGCGTCGTACTGCGGCTCACGCATGCCGCCGTCCTGCCGATGATCGAGCGCGGCTCGGGTGCGGTGATCAACGTGTCGTCGGTCGCCGGTTTCCTGCAGCGGAACATCTACAGCGCGCACAAGGCCTGGGTGACGACGTTCTCCGCCGGCCTGGCGGTCCAGCTGCATGCCAAGGGTGTCGCGGTGATGGCGTTGTGCCCGGGGTTCGTCCACACCGAGTTCCACGAGCGGATGGGGATGGACAAGACGATCATCCCGTCGTTCATGTGGCTGGACGCGGACGAGCTGGTCGCCGCGGCCTGGAAGGACCTGATGCGCGGCAAGGCGATCTCTGTGCCGAGCCGCCGCTACAAGCTGATCGTCCTCGCCGCGCGGTTCACCCCGCGGGCGCTGATCGCTCGCGTGTCGACCGTGGGACTGGACGGCCGCCGCCGTACCTGATCGGGGTTTCGGTCTAGGCGGGTCACCCGCCTGTGTGCGATCTTGCTGTCAGTGGCACTCGGAGGGGCCGCCTGGGGGCGGGCGGCGAGTGCGGGGAGGCACCATGAACAGCTGGGGTTTACGTCGGTCTGTCGCGGTGGGGACGGCGCTGCTGCTGGTGGGGTCGGCGTTGACCGTTGCTGCCGGGCCGGCGGCGGCGGTCGTGGCGAACGTGGCGATCTCGGGGACGACGGCGTCGAACGGTACGACGACCTTGAGCTACCGGGCGACGGTGACTCGGGCCGGAACGCTGCGCTACATCCTGGTCTCGATCCCGCCGGGGTCCGGTGGCCGGATCACGTCGGTCAACGGCGCGGTGCGGACGGTGTCGCCGGGCGTGCTGCAGTGGCGGCCGAGCCGGACGCTGACCGTCGCCGTCGGCGCCAAGTTCTCGGTTCCGTTCTACGGCGTCCGGCTTCCGGGCGGAGGTCCGTGGACCTTGAGCTTCCGGGCCGTCGGGACCACCGGTGCGGCGCTGTCCGCCGGTACCGGAACGTTGATCCGCCCGGCCGACGTCCGGATCATCGCGACCAATCCGGTTCCGGGACAGCGGACGACGCTGTCGTACGCCGGGACGGTCGGCCGCCCGGGAGTCCTCGCGGCGGTTCGGATGAAGCTGCCGACCGGCGTCCGGGGGACGTTGACGAGCGTCAACGGGACGCTGACGGTGTCGAGCGGATACGCGACCTGGCGGCCGCGGTCGCGGATCAGTGTCCGCGGCGGCGTCCGGCTGGCGATCCCGATCTACGGGGCCGTGCTGTCCAAGTACGGCGGCATCATGCGGCTGGGGATGACGGCGACCG includes:
- a CDS encoding GNAT family N-acetyltransferase, which gives rise to MTWTLRPATHGDLEDLVELRAVVMRPDLERLGRYDEHRVRQRFRDSFTAEHTRIIEVDGAPAGSITLRPSDTPPTNGQTDGEPGRETTDGKPSGETAGEAAPDEAAPADAAPGDAPPADAAPGEATPGAVAPGAAAPGAAAPGAAAPGAAAPGKATPGAVTPSAAAPADAAPGQAAPADAAPAPVALGEATPADAAPADAAPAEAAPAEAAPGAVVGAVAADAVAADAVAAGAVVAGAVVGGGQWLLEHFYLDPRYQGRGLGTAVLGALLDGVDAERATVRLNVLQGSAARKLYERHGFVVEREDPVDVFMIRKFL
- a CDS encoding FadR/GntR family transcriptional regulator, whose product is MAATDKALAGLRQMIASGELGPGAKFPPEPELCDHLGVSRSSLREAVRSLGALGVIESRHGSGTYVSALEPAAIISRFSLSVELIPLEGVLELLEVRRVLESHATAAAAARQDPELAARLGAVLDRLESTTDATEIQQLDAEFHGLICTAGGNSTVTALTDVIRGRGGHYRIFEPGADFDAIKQTSDRGHRAILAAITARDPAAAATAASAHIAQTELWLRALRPVPQPDLP
- a CDS encoding HAD-IA family hydrolase, with the translated sequence MLADMETWVLDLDNTLYPAGSALAEQLTHGILSTIAQYYGTDVAGARRIQAELVAEYGTSLRGAMVTGTIDPHDFLDFERRIDYSVIGPDPALAAALTTLPGRKYVYTNGSAYHAEQALGRLGLTGCVDGVFDILAGDLVPKPYAESLDAFLTRFGIEPARAVMFDDLEVNLALPHERGMTTVWITEGSPYEQLAERRWRAADLPGFLRRLTNV
- a CDS encoding SDR family NAD(P)-dependent oxidoreductase; the encoded protein is MSTGPIRPTALVTGPATGIGRAFADKLALEGYDLVLVSRDEARLKEIATEITRLHGVECEVLAADLTDKDDLARVEERFRTGPIEVLVNNAGFGQKKPFWANPVEVEEKQFDLLVRVVLRLTHAAVLPMIERGSGAVINVSSVAGFLQRNIYSAHKAWVTTFSAGLAVQLHAKGVAVMALCPGFVHTEFHERMGMDKTIIPSFMWLDADELVAAAWKDLMRGKAISVPSRRYKLIVLAARFTPRALIARVSTVGLDGRRRT